Proteins encoded together in one uncultured Desulfosarcina sp. window:
- the glpB gene encoding glycerol-3-phosphate dehydrogenase subunit GlpB, protein MQANNTPSFDVMVVGAGMAGMAAALFAARKGLSVAQAGLTGETLYASGLFDLYGVAHGSSREFIDDPWQGLQALRQTHPDHPFCKVAPEQIREGLETLTEFLKTAGLTYKGYADRNARLITPVGTIKRTFRVPTTMWAGVAALEEKTPCLIVDIQGLRGFSAAQIVDTLKPSWPQLRAATIAVPWEEKLGPKYAELIARSLGAEGPRNDLADVIRPHLKTAQAVGLPAILGIYDTDTIHKDFERLLGVPVFEIPTMPPAISGTRLKEAFGTYMPQQGVKTFYHHRVHTAVRQENGRFVLEIGRSEPEETLVANNLLLATGRFLGKGLEARREGIRESLFDLPVSQPENRSCWHRETFLDPKGHAINLAGLEVDRSFRPLDEAGRPVFDNLYAAGSVLAHQDWIRTKSGTGLAVATAYGAVEALTS, encoded by the coding sequence ATGCAAGCAAACAACACCCCTTCCTTCGATGTAATGGTCGTCGGTGCCGGCATGGCCGGCATGGCCGCGGCCCTGTTCGCTGCACGCAAGGGCCTGTCCGTGGCCCAGGCGGGCCTTACCGGCGAAACCCTGTATGCCAGTGGGTTGTTCGATCTGTACGGGGTAGCCCACGGCAGCAGCCGCGAGTTCATCGACGATCCCTGGCAAGGATTGCAGGCCCTGCGGCAAACCCATCCCGACCACCCGTTTTGCAAAGTCGCCCCGGAGCAGATTCGCGAGGGGCTGGAAACCCTCACCGAATTTTTGAAAACGGCCGGCCTTACTTACAAAGGATATGCGGACCGCAACGCCCGTCTGATCACGCCGGTGGGGACTATCAAGCGGACGTTTCGCGTGCCAACCACAATGTGGGCCGGCGTTGCGGCCCTGGAAGAAAAAACGCCCTGCCTGATTGTCGATATTCAGGGGCTGCGCGGGTTCAGCGCCGCCCAGATCGTCGACACGCTGAAGCCCTCGTGGCCGCAGCTGCGCGCCGCCACGATCGCGGTGCCCTGGGAAGAAAAGCTGGGGCCCAAATATGCCGAACTCATCGCCCGGAGCCTGGGCGCCGAAGGGCCGCGCAACGATCTGGCCGACGTCATCCGGCCCCACCTGAAAACCGCTCAAGCCGTTGGGCTGCCGGCCATTCTCGGCATTTATGACACCGACACCATACACAAGGACTTCGAACGGTTGCTGGGCGTGCCCGTATTCGAAATCCCCACCATGCCCCCGGCCATTTCCGGCACCCGCCTGAAGGAGGCTTTCGGCACCTACATGCCTCAACAGGGGGTGAAAACCTTCTATCACCACCGGGTACATACCGCGGTGAGACAGGAAAACGGCCGATTTGTTTTGGAAATCGGGCGCAGCGAACCGGAAGAGACCCTTGTTGCCAACAACTTGCTACTGGCCACTGGAAGGTTTTTGGGCAAAGGGCTGGAGGCCCGGCGAGAAGGGATCCGGGAGTCGCTTTTCGATCTTCCGGTCAGCCAGCCGGAAAACCGCAGCTGCTGGCATCGAGAGACCTTTCTGGATCCCAAAGGACACGCCATCAACTTGGCCGGCTTGGAGGTGGACCGCTCTTTCCGTCCGCTGGACGAAGCCGGCCGACCCGTGTTCGACAATCTCTATGCCGCCGGCTCGGTTCTGGCGCACCAGGACTGGATTCGCACCAAAAGCGGCACCGGGCTGGCGGTTGCCACGGCGTATGGGGCGGTTGAGGCTTTGACTTCTTAA
- a CDS encoding ATP-binding protein: MLNEIMSLNIISSVVVIFIVIFIFCVILSYSKIIDLRKSAVATANEIASFIGHPLYVVDDDQAIRIAETFLSSKKIAGFVIESSSSGILSSKGEMYGSKWIPKITKKISEGDIPLGRITITFSDEEIYRNIAQLSLVSIIIIVAVFVVFNFTNRFLVSGRIKQTVAPILAGLTSFSEGNYETFLKPTPYVDVNIVVDHFNDTAAKIHQNHEDLKKSKEALIAERRYLMDIIDFLPDATFIVDTEKKIVAWNRAAEALTNVPREQLLGKGNYEYALPFHGERRPVLIDIIDAPYIPPQAEKFYKYIKRIDTAIYGESYVPELNNGQGADFLGVAAPLFDQKGNRTGAIELVRDISDYKQAEKEKQKLQLQLKQVQKMEAIGTLAGGIAHDFNNILTAIIGYVELAIFKRKEKSEGTDYLDGIFKAASRAKDLVQQILAFSRQTEQVLKPVSVKLATREALKLLRASLPSSIEIKQNLQSNSLVMGDPTQLHQIMMNLFTNAAHAMQKTGGTIDVEITDIELDEPTARSMNLKPKNYFKVIVRDTGCGMPPKIMDRIFDPFFTTKALGAGTGMGLSVVHGIVESFDGKILVDSEPGQGTRFQIFLPVVERTEDAEMIVEEDLPRGSERILVVDDEPDVVIVGKETLETLGYRVTATTNPVEAMELLLTRPREFDLLITDMTMPKMTGDTLAREVLSYRPGFPVILCTGFSAQMTEKRANKLGIKGFLMKPILRSEIAKLIRNVLDENQDLA; the protein is encoded by the coding sequence TTGCTGAACGAAATCATGTCCTTGAATATTATCAGTTCCGTAGTCGTAATTTTCATTGTTATATTTATATTTTGCGTCATCCTTTCCTATTCCAAAATAATTGATTTGAGGAAAAGCGCTGTCGCAACTGCCAACGAAATCGCCTCCTTTATAGGCCACCCCCTGTATGTGGTAGATGACGATCAAGCGATTCGAATTGCCGAAACCTTTTTGTCGTCAAAAAAAATAGCTGGTTTTGTTATAGAGTCGTCGTCAAGTGGCATTCTTTCTTCCAAGGGAGAAATGTATGGATCCAAGTGGATTCCTAAAATCACCAAGAAAATAAGCGAAGGCGATATCCCGCTGGGAAGAATTACGATCACATTTAGTGATGAGGAAATTTACCGGAACATCGCCCAGCTTTCCTTAGTATCGATAATCATCATCGTCGCCGTTTTCGTCGTCTTTAATTTTACCAACCGATTTCTTGTTTCAGGCAGGATAAAACAGACGGTTGCGCCTATCCTTGCAGGGCTTACTTCTTTTTCGGAAGGGAATTATGAAACCTTCTTAAAACCAACGCCCTATGTGGATGTGAATATTGTCGTTGACCATTTCAATGACACGGCCGCAAAGATCCACCAAAACCATGAAGATCTGAAAAAAAGCAAGGAAGCCCTCATCGCCGAAAGACGATATCTGATGGATATTATCGACTTTCTTCCGGATGCCACCTTTATCGTCGATACAGAGAAAAAAATTGTTGCCTGGAATCGCGCCGCCGAAGCATTGACCAATGTTCCAAGGGAACAGTTGCTTGGAAAGGGAAATTACGAATATGCATTACCTTTCCATGGAGAACGTCGTCCCGTTCTGATCGACATTATCGACGCTCCGTATATCCCTCCCCAGGCTGAAAAATTTTACAAATATATTAAGCGAATAGATACAGCCATTTATGGCGAGTCGTATGTTCCCGAGTTAAACAATGGCCAGGGGGCCGATTTCTTGGGTGTTGCCGCACCGCTTTTTGATCAGAAAGGCAATCGAACAGGGGCCATTGAATTGGTAAGGGATATTTCCGATTACAAGCAGGCGGAGAAGGAAAAACAAAAACTTCAGCTGCAACTCAAGCAAGTTCAAAAAATGGAGGCCATCGGTACCCTTGCCGGTGGCATCGCTCATGATTTCAACAACATTCTTACCGCGATTATCGGGTATGTCGAACTTGCTATTTTTAAACGGAAAGAAAAGAGTGAAGGAACGGATTATCTGGACGGAATTTTCAAAGCTGCAAGCCGCGCAAAGGACTTGGTTCAGCAGATTCTTGCCTTCAGCAGGCAAACGGAACAGGTGCTTAAACCGGTTTCCGTAAAGCTTGCCACACGGGAAGCGCTTAAACTGCTCCGGGCATCGTTGCCTTCATCCATCGAAATCAAACAAAACCTGCAAAGCAATTCCCTTGTAATGGGAGACCCCACCCAGCTCCATCAGATCATGATGAATCTTTTCACCAATGCCGCCCATGCCATGCAGAAAACAGGCGGAACCATAGACGTTGAAATCACAGACATCGAACTGGATGAGCCCACGGCCCGGTCCATGAATTTGAAACCCAAAAACTATTTTAAGGTAATCGTCCGTGACACCGGCTGTGGAATGCCTCCGAAAATAATGGACCGGATTTTCGATCCTTTTTTTACAACGAAAGCGCTGGGTGCAGGCACAGGCATGGGACTGTCCGTGGTTCACGGCATCGTGGAGAGTTTTGACGGGAAGATTCTGGTTGACAGCGAGCCGGGACAGGGCACCCGTTTCCAGATATTTTTACCGGTGGTGGAACGAACCGAAGACGCCGAAATGATCGTGGAAGAAGATCTTCCAAGAGGTTCGGAGCGAATCCTTGTTGTGGACGATGAGCCGGACGTGGTTATTGTCGGAAAGGAGACCCTGGAAACCCTGGGTTACAGGGTGACCGCCACGACAAATCCAGTGGAAGCGATGGAACTGCTTCTGACCCGCCCCCGGGAATTTGATCTTCTGATAACAGATATGACCATGCCCAAAATGACGGGAGACACGCTTGCGCGGGAAGTTCTCTCTTATCGACCGGGGTTCCCCGTCATTCTCTGCACGGGCTTCAGCGCCCAGATGACGGAAAAAAGAGCCAACAAGCTTGGCATTAAGGGCTTTTTAATGAAACCCATTCTTCGGTCCGAGATTGCCAAACTGATCCGAAACGTGTTGGACGAAAATCAGGATTTGGCTTAA
- the glpK gene encoding glycerol kinase GlpK: protein MGTVIGALDLGTTSNRFILFDHQGKIVGVDQKEHEQIFPQPGWVEHDPMEIWENSCRVIKGALGKTGIDGRDIAAIGITNQRETTIVWDKTTGRPLYNAIVWQCTRTDEICNALAREGGQDRFRAKTGLPLAPYFSGPKVKWILDNVPDAKAAAERGQALCGTVESWVIWNLTGGVAGGAHVTDVTNASRTLLMDLKTLAWDDEILGILGIPREMLPRIVPSIDKGTWGHTLKDGPLGADVPVCGALGDQQAALVGQTCFAVGEAKNTYGTGCFMLLNTGTQPVPSAHGLLTTVGYQVSGEKPVYCLEGSVAIAGALVQWLRDNLGLISSAPEVEALARTVDDNGGAYFVPAFSGLFAPYWRSDARGVIAGLTRFVNKGHIARAVLEANAYQTLDIMEAMKKDSGVDLNNLKVDGGMVANELLMQFQADLLDVPVIRPTITETTALGAAYAAGLAVGFWSSMDDLRQYWSVDKTWQPQMDNDTRQKGIRGWQKAVQRTLDWVES from the coding sequence ATGGGTACAGTTATCGGCGCTCTGGATCTGGGCACCACCAGCAACCGGTTCATCCTTTTCGACCATCAGGGAAAAATCGTGGGTGTGGACCAGAAGGAACATGAGCAGATTTTCCCCCAGCCCGGCTGGGTGGAACATGATCCCATGGAAATCTGGGAAAATTCATGCCGGGTCATCAAAGGCGCTTTGGGAAAAACGGGGATCGACGGCAGGGATATCGCCGCCATCGGCATCACAAACCAGCGCGAAACCACCATTGTGTGGGACAAGACCACCGGCCGCCCGCTATACAACGCCATCGTCTGGCAGTGCACCCGGACCGATGAAATTTGCAATGCCTTGGCCCGCGAGGGAGGCCAGGACCGCTTCCGTGCAAAAACCGGCTTGCCTCTCGCCCCCTATTTCTCAGGCCCCAAAGTAAAATGGATTCTGGACAATGTCCCCGACGCAAAAGCGGCGGCTGAAAGAGGGCAGGCGTTATGCGGCACCGTCGAATCCTGGGTGATATGGAACCTTACCGGCGGTGTGGCCGGCGGCGCCCATGTCACCGATGTGACCAATGCCTCCCGCACCCTGCTGATGGATCTCAAGACCCTGGCATGGGATGACGAGATCCTCGGCATCCTGGGCATTCCCCGTGAGATGCTGCCGCGCATTGTGCCTTCCATCGACAAAGGTACTTGGGGACATACCCTCAAAGACGGCCCACTGGGGGCCGATGTGCCGGTTTGCGGGGCCTTGGGCGACCAGCAGGCCGCCCTGGTGGGCCAGACCTGCTTTGCCGTCGGTGAGGCCAAAAACACATACGGCACCGGCTGTTTCATGCTGCTCAACACCGGCACCCAGCCGGTCCCGTCGGCCCATGGCCTGCTCACCACGGTGGGCTACCAGGTCAGCGGGGAGAAGCCGGTTTACTGCCTGGAAGGCTCCGTTGCCATCGCCGGCGCCCTGGTGCAGTGGCTGCGGGACAACCTGGGCCTGATTTCATCGGCGCCGGAGGTGGAAGCCCTGGCCCGGACGGTCGACGACAACGGCGGGGCATACTTCGTTCCGGCTTTCTCCGGCTTATTCGCCCCCTATTGGAGGTCCGACGCCCGCGGGGTCATCGCCGGTCTCACCCGTTTTGTCAACAAGGGCCATATCGCCCGCGCCGTGCTGGAAGCCAATGCCTACCAGACCCTGGATATCATGGAAGCCATGAAAAAGGATTCGGGGGTCGATCTGAACAACCTGAAGGTGGATGGCGGCATGGTGGCCAACGAACTGCTCATGCAGTTTCAGGCCGACCTGCTCGATGTTCCGGTGATCCGGCCCACCATCACGGAAACCACGGCCCTTGGAGCGGCCTATGCCGCCGGGCTGGCCGTGGGTTTCTGGTCCTCCATGGATGATTTGAGACAGTACTGGTCGGTGGACAAGACCTGGCAGCCGCAGATGGATAACGATACCCGCCAAAAAGGCATCCGCGGCTGGCAAAAGGCGGTTCAACGGACGCTGGACTGGGTGGAGTCCTGA
- a CDS encoding ABC transporter ATP-binding protein encodes MGLILQEITKIVGRETYLSEINLEFAPGSLNVLLGRTLAGKTSLLRIMAGLDRPTKGKLLIDGQDMTGVSVRKRSVAMVYQQFINYPSLTVYDNIASPLKISGVGKKEIDRRVRETAAMLHLEEMLDRAPAELSGGQQQRTAIARALVKEAQLLLLDEPLVNLDYKLREELRVELQEIFRKRSAIVVYTTTEPSEALMLGGHSVVLDEGRVLQTGPTARVYQRPETLRAAEVFSDPPINALDADISAGKAVMGDGIPIPLTGHLARLAEGQYRFAFRSNHLWLSRRQEADIAITGKVELSEINGSETFIYVHHGKQAFVVQQNGVNTYSIGSEITVFINPGHLFVYDTAGRLMAAPPAV; translated from the coding sequence ATGGGTTTGATTCTCCAGGAAATCACCAAGATCGTCGGGCGGGAGACATACCTGTCTGAAATCAATCTGGAGTTCGCCCCCGGATCGCTGAATGTCCTCCTGGGCCGGACTCTGGCGGGAAAGACCTCACTTTTGCGCATCATGGCCGGGTTGGACCGGCCCACAAAAGGGAAGCTCCTGATCGACGGGCAGGACATGACCGGCGTTTCCGTTCGAAAAAGAAGCGTCGCCATGGTTTACCAGCAGTTCATCAATTATCCTTCCCTGACCGTCTACGACAATATCGCCTCCCCTTTGAAAATCAGCGGCGTGGGAAAAAAAGAGATCGATCGGCGGGTTCGCGAAACCGCCGCCATGCTCCACCTGGAAGAGATGCTGGACCGGGCACCGGCAGAATTGTCCGGCGGCCAGCAGCAGCGCACCGCCATCGCCCGTGCGCTGGTGAAAGAAGCCCAGCTTCTGCTGCTGGATGAACCGCTGGTCAATCTGGACTACAAACTGCGCGAAGAACTGCGCGTGGAGCTTCAGGAAATTTTCCGGAAACGGTCGGCGATCGTGGTCTATACCACCACCGAGCCTTCCGAGGCCCTGATGCTGGGCGGCCACAGTGTCGTCCTCGACGAAGGGCGCGTATTGCAGACCGGCCCCACCGCCCGGGTGTATCAGCGCCCTGAAACCCTGCGGGCCGCGGAGGTATTCAGCGACCCGCCCATCAACGCCCTGGATGCGGACATCTCCGCCGGGAAAGCCGTCATGGGTGACGGGATTCCGATTCCCTTGACCGGTCACCTGGCCAGGCTTGCCGAGGGGCAGTATCGGTTTGCCTTTCGGTCCAACCATCTGTGGCTCTCCCGAAGGCAGGAAGCAGACATTGCCATCACCGGAAAAGTGGAACTGTCCGAAATCAACGGATCGGAAACCTTTATCTACGTCCATCACGGCAAGCAGGCTTTCGTTGTGCAGCAAAACGGCGTGAATACCTATTCCATAGGAAGCGAGATCACCGTTTTCATCAACCCCGGGCACCTTTTCGTATACGACACCGCCGGTCGGCTGATGGCTGCCCCACCGGCTGTTTAG
- a CDS encoding acyltransferase family protein: MSAPTAGSRIEFIDVARLYAMALVFFGHFIEEFMLLKNPAAASQYKFVYSFHMVLFIVLAGYVAKERVVEISFGDFAKNRFFSRLLPFIFFTALMMIPPIFIGGKFYGLELPSVAGYLKGLQNTVFGIPSFCVPSWFLLLVVGLEIVDYVSFRFLKRSNGRILVAAVLFYLAGYLLNLKLDIFNPLKGRVVGWNYLFIHEAITLYGFYLIGRYLGRKRVLAGRVSAGIIAPIAVAAFLIVLFTYRLNNGPFAFHVYDAVVILFASHGHILLFPLTALAGCALILCLASLTPAPKILVWMGQNCLILMCLNGVFYHYINPCVAKWVLGHFSGSGLTVFTAGVIVTSVSLVLCIPFVYLFDHYVPQLVGKPKRNGPLMNSFIRA; the protein is encoded by the coding sequence ATGAGCGCACCCACCGCCGGATCGAGAATCGAATTCATCGACGTGGCCAGGCTGTATGCCATGGCGCTTGTCTTTTTCGGCCACTTCATCGAAGAATTCATGCTGCTGAAAAACCCCGCCGCGGCCAGCCAGTACAAGTTTGTCTATTCGTTCCACATGGTCCTGTTTATCGTTCTGGCCGGCTATGTCGCCAAGGAGCGGGTGGTTGAAATCAGTTTTGGCGACTTTGCAAAAAACCGATTCTTTTCCCGCCTGCTGCCGTTTATCTTTTTTACTGCGCTGATGATGATTCCGCCGATTTTTATTGGCGGTAAATTTTACGGTCTGGAGCTGCCCAGTGTAGCCGGCTACCTCAAAGGACTTCAAAACACCGTTTTCGGGATTCCCTCGTTTTGTGTGCCCTCCTGGTTTTTGTTGCTTGTTGTGGGGCTGGAGATCGTCGATTATGTCAGTTTTCGGTTCCTGAAGCGATCCAACGGCAGAATATTAGTTGCGGCCGTTCTCTTTTATCTGGCGGGTTACCTGCTGAACCTGAAGCTGGATATCTTCAATCCGTTGAAAGGGCGGGTCGTGGGATGGAACTATCTTTTCATCCATGAGGCCATCACCCTGTATGGGTTCTATTTGATCGGGCGTTATCTGGGGCGCAAGCGCGTTCTGGCAGGGCGGGTATCGGCGGGAATTATCGCTCCCATTGCCGTGGCCGCTTTTTTAATCGTCTTGTTTACCTATCGGCTGAACAATGGCCCCTTTGCCTTTCATGTCTACGACGCGGTGGTGATCCTGTTCGCTTCCCACGGCCATATTCTGCTTTTTCCGCTTACGGCCCTGGCCGGATGCGCCCTGATCCTTTGTCTGGCAAGCCTGACCCCTGCCCCGAAAATCCTGGTTTGGATGGGGCAAAACTGCCTGATTCTCATGTGCCTCAACGGCGTTTTCTACCACTACATCAACCCCTGTGTGGCCAAGTGGGTGCTGGGTCATTTTTCCGGATCTGGCCTGACGGTTTTTACGGCCGGGGTCATCGTCACTTCAGTCAGCCTTGTGCTGTGTATTCCCTTTGTCTATCTTTTCGATCATTATGTGCCGCAACTGGTAGGCAAACCGAAGAGGAACGGCCCGCTGATGAACAGCTTCATCCGCGCATGA
- a CDS encoding DeoR/GlpR family transcriptional regulator produces the protein MPSTPNRNGKAEPVRKRHARIRKMVQAQGFVTIDALAGAFAVTPQTIRRDINTLSEKGLLCRYHGGAAVLTSTENVAYNERKVLCFREKQKIAQLLANHVPDNSSLFINIGTTTEAIARALSNHKRLRVITNNLNVASIMSVNENFEVIVAGGLVRHRDQGIIGEATIDFINQFKVDYGIIGISGIDIDGTLLDFDYREVRAARAIMDNSRSVFLAADHTKFGRNAMVRLGNVAEIDGLFTDRQPPAGLSEIIAAAEVALHVA, from the coding sequence ATGCCCTCAACGCCGAATCGCAACGGGAAAGCGGAACCGGTTCGCAAGCGCCACGCAAGAATCCGCAAAATGGTCCAGGCACAGGGCTTCGTTACCATAGACGCCCTGGCCGGCGCATTTGCGGTGACCCCGCAGACCATCCGCCGGGACATCAACACCCTCAGCGAAAAAGGCCTTTTGTGCCGCTATCACGGCGGCGCCGCGGTTCTCACATCGACGGAAAACGTGGCCTACAACGAGCGGAAAGTGCTCTGCTTCAGGGAAAAGCAGAAAATTGCACAGCTGTTGGCCAACCACGTTCCGGACAACTCCTCCCTGTTCATCAATATCGGCACCACCACCGAAGCCATCGCTCGCGCCCTGAGCAATCACAAGCGGCTGCGGGTAATCACCAACAACCTCAACGTGGCTTCGATTATGAGTGTAAACGAAAATTTCGAGGTCATCGTTGCCGGCGGCCTGGTCCGCCACCGGGACCAGGGCATCATTGGCGAGGCGACGATCGACTTCATCAACCAGTTCAAGGTGGATTACGGCATTATCGGCATCAGCGGCATCGACATCGACGGTACGCTGCTGGATTTCGACTACCGCGAGGTGCGGGCGGCCCGGGCCATCATGGACAATTCCCGGAGCGTTTTTCTGGCCGCCGATCATACCAAATTCGGCCGCAACGCCATGGTCCGACTGGGCAACGTCGCGGAAATCGACGGCCTGTTCACCGATCGGCAACCGCCCGCCGGGTTGTCGGAAATTATCGCCGCAGCCGAAGTGGCCCTGCATGTCGCCTGA
- a CDS encoding ABC transporter ATP-binding protein, giving the protein MARIEFDHIAHSYYPNPRQPSDYALKEIDTIWEDGGAYALLGPSGCGKTTLLNVISGLLKPSKGRVLYDGADVTALPPEKRNIAQVFQFPVLYDTMTVFENLAFPLKNRGFNKTDTDLRVREVAEMLDLTDVLNKKAAGLSADAKQKISLGRGLVRSDVAAVLFDEPLTVIDPHLKWHLRRKLKEIHEQLKLTLIYVTHDQVEALTFADQVILMNNGEIYQIGTPQELFENPKHKFVGYFIGSPGMNFLPCTIEGQNARFDGATIALDPATAARGAEAGGELEIGIRPMHLEVHGEAVDGGIPVALKSVDDQGAFKILTVALNGYALHARVPEGHPIPENKAWLRFPPEYTKLFADERLVR; this is encoded by the coding sequence ATGGCGCGCATAGAATTCGATCACATCGCCCACTCCTATTATCCCAATCCGCGGCAACCATCGGACTACGCCCTCAAGGAGATCGATACCATCTGGGAGGACGGCGGGGCCTATGCCCTTTTAGGACCCTCCGGCTGCGGCAAAACCACCCTGCTCAACGTGATCTCCGGATTGCTCAAGCCCAGCAAGGGACGCGTGCTTTACGACGGCGCGGACGTCACCGCCCTGCCTCCGGAAAAACGCAATATCGCCCAGGTGTTTCAATTTCCGGTGCTTTACGACACCATGACCGTATTCGAAAATCTGGCCTTTCCCTTGAAAAACCGGGGCTTCAACAAAACCGATACCGACTTGCGGGTGCGGGAAGTGGCCGAGATGCTCGACCTGACCGACGTCTTAAATAAAAAAGCGGCCGGCCTTTCCGCCGATGCCAAACAAAAAATTTCGCTGGGCCGCGGCCTGGTGCGCAGCGACGTGGCGGCCGTGCTCTTCGACGAACCGCTTACCGTCATCGACCCCCATCTGAAATGGCACTTGCGCCGCAAGCTCAAAGAGATTCACGAACAGCTGAAACTGACCCTGATTTACGTCACCCATGATCAGGTGGAGGCCCTGACGTTTGCCGATCAGGTCATTCTGATGAACAACGGCGAAATCTACCAGATCGGGACCCCGCAGGAGTTGTTCGAAAACCCCAAACACAAGTTCGTAGGGTATTTTATCGGAAGCCCGGGAATGAATTTTTTGCCCTGCACCATCGAGGGACAAAACGCCCGGTTCGATGGCGCAACCATTGCCCTGGATCCGGCCACGGCGGCCCGCGGAGCCGAGGCCGGCGGCGAACTTGAAATCGGTATTCGCCCCATGCACCTGGAGGTGCATGGCGAGGCCGTCGACGGCGGGATCCCGGTCGCCTTGAAATCCGTGGACGATCAGGGCGCTTTTAAAATTCTCACGGTTGCCCTCAACGGCTACGCCCTGCACGCCAGGGTCCCCGAAGGGCACCCGATTCCGGAAAACAAGGCCTGGTTGAGGTTTCCGCCGGAGTACACCAAGCTGTTTGCTGACGAACGACTGGTTCGATAG
- the glpA gene encoding anaerobic glycerol-3-phosphate dehydrogenase subunit GlpA yields the protein MKETVLSTQVLIVGGGATGTGLARDLALRGLACILVEKQDINAGASGGNHGLLHSGARYIASDPHSARECCEEGALLKRLASQCVEDTGGFFVAVPGDDEAYIADFADRCAASGIQAEAVDPKDALEIEPCLSPDAIAVFALQDATIDPFMLSLDNLAQARSLGTEVLLHHKVLGFDKRKGRIETVRLRDFHSGREVRIHAEQIVNASGAWAGEVAAMAGAPIDMVYSQGSLVISQGRLGQRVINRLRKAADADILVPAGTVSIFGTTSKRIDAPDHCRPTTAEIDAMIDDGKAMVPQLATTRYIRAYAGVRPLVRSGSGSDDRAVSRGFSLLDHENHGLDNFITITGGKLTTYRLMAEKTADLVCRRLGNTEPCRTAIDPLPASSQAQYTEPGLTPKLWFKKNDPGDLLLCECEMVSTSVFNEIAASLTHNGHRPGLREIGQRSRVGKGPCQGSFCSLRMAAHMYDQGMLKDGEGIDELKDFLNERWRGMQPLLWGPAVAQAELQEALHCGLLGLEVGETI from the coding sequence ATGAAGGAAACGGTTCTTTCCACCCAGGTGTTGATTGTCGGCGGCGGCGCCACAGGCACGGGGCTGGCAAGAGATCTGGCCCTGCGGGGCCTTGCGTGCATCCTGGTCGAAAAGCAGGACATCAACGCCGGAGCATCGGGCGGCAACCATGGGTTGCTGCACAGCGGCGCCCGGTATATCGCCTCGGATCCACACTCCGCACGGGAGTGCTGCGAGGAAGGGGCCCTGCTCAAGCGCCTGGCTTCCCAATGCGTGGAGGATACCGGCGGGTTTTTTGTGGCCGTGCCGGGAGACGATGAAGCGTACATCGCCGATTTTGCCGACCGCTGTGCCGCAAGCGGCATCCAAGCCGAAGCCGTCGACCCCAAAGACGCCCTGGAAATAGAGCCCTGTCTTTCTCCGGACGCCATTGCCGTTTTCGCCTTGCAGGACGCCACCATCGATCCGTTCATGCTGTCTTTGGACAACCTGGCGCAGGCGCGATCGCTGGGAACGGAAGTGCTGCTGCACCACAAGGTGTTGGGTTTCGACAAGCGGAAGGGGCGCATCGAAACCGTGCGGTTACGGGATTTTCACAGCGGCAGGGAGGTCCGGATTCACGCCGAGCAGATCGTCAACGCTTCCGGGGCCTGGGCCGGCGAGGTCGCGGCCATGGCCGGCGCCCCCATCGACATGGTTTATTCCCAGGGAAGCCTGGTGATCAGCCAGGGCCGCCTCGGCCAGCGGGTGATCAACCGGCTGCGCAAGGCCGCGGATGCCGACATCCTGGTGCCGGCGGGGACCGTTTCTATTTTCGGAACCACCTCCAAACGGATCGATGCACCGGATCACTGCCGACCCACCACGGCTGAAATCGATGCCATGATCGATGATGGCAAAGCCATGGTGCCGCAGCTTGCCACCACGCGATATATCCGCGCCTATGCCGGCGTTCGGCCTCTGGTACGGTCGGGAAGCGGATCGGACGACCGGGCCGTGAGCCGCGGCTTCTCACTTCTGGATCATGAAAACCACGGTCTGGACAATTTCATCACCATTACCGGGGGCAAGCTGACCACTTACCGGCTCATGGCGGAGAAGACGGCCGACCTCGTCTGCCGGCGGTTGGGCAACACAGAGCCCTGCAGGACCGCCATAGACCCGTTGCCGGCGTCCAGCCAGGCCCAATATACGGAACCCGGGTTGACCCCAAAATTGTGGTTCAAGAAAAACGACCCCGGAGACCTGTTGTTGTGCGAGTGCGAAATGGTCTCCACCAGCGTCTTCAACGAGATCGCCGCGAGCCTGACCCACAACGGCCATCGGCCGGGCCTGCGTGAGATCGGACAGCGCAGCCGGGTCGGCAAAGGGCCCTGCCAGGGATCGTTCTGCAGCCTGCGCATGGCTGCGCACATGTACGACCAGGGCATGCTGAAAGACGGCGAGGGCATCGACGAACTCAAGGATTTTCTCAACGAACGCTGGCGCGGGATGCAGCCGCTGTTATGGGGGCCGGCAGTCGCCCAGGCCGAATTGCAGGAGGCTTTGCACTGCGGGTTGCTGGGGTTGGAAGTGGGAGAGACGATTTAA